In Coleofasciculus chthonoplastes PCC 7420, one DNA window encodes the following:
- a CDS encoding helix-turn-helix domain-containing protein: MGQVRLKVREFAQEKGWTLKEVSERSGVIYSTVRHYARCPGMSKIDFISVQKLARTFDVMVEDMVEIVEE; encoded by the coding sequence ATGGGGCAAGTCAGGCTTAAGGTTCGAGAATTTGCACAAGAGAAGGGTTGGACACTCAAGGAAGTATCTGAGCGTTCCGGCGTCATTTACAGCACCGTGAGGCATTATGCTCGTTGTCCTGGAATGTCAAAGATTGACTTTATTTCTGTCCAGAAGCTAGCTCGCACCTTTGATGTGATGGTTGAGGATATGGTTGAGATTGTGGAAGAGTAG
- a CDS encoding phosphoadenylyl-sulfate reductase: MVSAIAQKTQLDLEGVNRQLVDANATSMVKWAAETFSDGLVMSTSFGIQSALMLHLVTRIVPDIPVIWVDTGYLPPKTYRFAEQLTKQLNLNLHVYQSPISPARMEALYGRLWTKDDPEALNLYDYMRKVEPMQRALRDLKATAWLAGLRAQQTHHRQTLRPIDIQSGIYKVLPILNWSSQDVHEYITEHNLPYHPLRELGYATVGDWHSSRPVTTEDQHERDTRFRGIKQECGLHLPKTQGEAQSLDSSSL, encoded by the coding sequence ATGGTAAGTGCGATCGCACAGAAAACTCAACTGGATCTAGAGGGAGTCAATCGACAACTCGTCGATGCCAATGCTACCTCAATGGTTAAATGGGCAGCCGAAACCTTTAGCGATGGTTTGGTGATGAGTACCAGCTTCGGCATCCAATCAGCGCTGATGCTGCACTTAGTCACTCGCATCGTGCCTGACATTCCCGTAATTTGGGTCGATACAGGGTATCTACCCCCAAAAACCTACAGATTTGCTGAACAGTTAACCAAACAATTAAATCTAAATCTACACGTCTATCAGTCACCCATTAGTCCAGCCCGTATGGAAGCCCTCTATGGCAGACTCTGGACAAAAGATGATCCCGAAGCGCTGAATTTGTACGACTATATGCGTAAAGTCGAACCCATGCAACGGGCATTACGAGACTTAAAGGCAACAGCCTGGTTAGCCGGATTGCGGGCTCAACAGACACATCACCGTCAGACATTGCGTCCAATCGATATTCAGTCTGGGATTTACAAGGTATTACCCATTCTTAACTGGAGTAGCCAAGATGTCCATGAGTACATCACGGAACACAATCTGCCCTATCACCCCTTGCGTGAACTTGGCTATGCGACTGTAGGCGATTGGCACTCAAGCCGCCCAGTAACGACAGAAGATCAGCACGAACGCGACACCCGCTTCCGGGGAATTAAGCAAGAATGTGGTTTACATTTGCCAAAAACTCAAGGTGAAGCCCAGAGTCTCGATTCCAGTTCACTTTGA
- a CDS encoding addiction module protein produces MTLKQLEAEVLALPKDSLVALLARLLEHLSQLSEIDQDVERVWTQEAEARDREIDDGQVTGIPAEDVFQQIRASWQ; encoded by the coding sequence ATGACCCTCAAACAGCTTGAAGCTGAAGTCCTTGCTCTGCCTAAAGACTCTCTAGTTGCATTGCTGGCGCGACTTCTGGAACATTTGAGTCAACTCAGTGAAATTGACCAGGATGTTGAACGTGTTTGGACTCAAGAAGCTGAAGCACGCGATCGCGAAATAGACGATGGTCAAGTCACTGGTATTCCGGCTGAGGACGTGTTTCAACAGATTCGTGCGTCCTGGCAATGA
- a CDS encoding DUF928 domain-containing protein, with protein sequence MTNDRESYTEFIVMQNAIANTMICHKNWMLAGLSSWISLIGLAISQPAQAESWLVTNFNNETQIKDLVKCGYAKEQITLNAPDKEVLNQLDITPGNRIEDYAATRCQGYRPPIPLMALIPQSTFGKTLDEYPTLYFYIPDVSLKNVKAEFSFYDQNLKTIIYEKEIPLQVSDSIVAVDLANAPDLPPLEVGRPYLWYFSIIFDQYDRSDSTYVAGWIHRVTPNSRINQELNRATPEAKPAIYANHGIWYETLDSLVQLRCSEPEDSTLASNWQSVLQQVGLSDIARKPLAQCHSALIADQFSESTE encoded by the coding sequence ATGACCAATGACCGGGAAAGCTATACTGAATTTATAGTCATGCAGAACGCGATCGCGAATACTATGATTTGTCATAAAAATTGGATGCTCGCTGGTTTAAGCTCATGGATAAGTCTAATTGGATTAGCAATTTCACAGCCAGCTCAAGCCGAGTCTTGGCTTGTCACAAATTTTAATAATGAAACTCAAATTAAAGATTTGGTAAAGTGTGGCTATGCCAAGGAACAAATTACGCTGAATGCTCCTGACAAAGAAGTCTTGAATCAATTAGACATTACACCAGGAAATAGGATTGAAGACTATGCCGCAACTCGTTGCCAAGGATACCGCCCGCCGATTCCGTTAATGGCGTTAATCCCTCAATCTACATTTGGCAAAACTCTCGATGAATATCCAACATTATATTTTTATATTCCGGACGTAAGTTTAAAAAATGTTAAAGCTGAGTTTAGTTTCTACGATCAAAACTTAAAAACTATCATTTATGAAAAAGAAATACCACTACAAGTGAGTGATAGCATTGTTGCTGTTGATCTAGCCAATGCTCCAGATTTACCCCCCTTAGAGGTGGGCAGACCCTATTTATGGTATTTCAGTATCATTTTTGATCAGTATGACCGCAGTGACAGCACTTATGTCGCGGGGTGGATACACAGAGTTACGCCAAATTCCCGAATTAATCAGGAATTAAACAGAGCTACACCTGAGGCGAAGCCTGCTATATATGCCAATCATGGGATTTGGTATGAAACTCTTGACAGTCTAGTCCAGTTGCGTTGTTCCGAGCCTGAGGATTCTACTCTAGCATCAAATTGGCAATCTGTATTGCAACAAGTTGGATTATCCGACATTGCTAGAAAACCGTTGGCGCAATGTCATTCAGCCCTAATAGCCGATCAGTTCTCGGAATCGACGGAGTAA
- a CDS encoding tetratricopeptide repeat protein produces the protein MTQQRRRGFLASQDGSRHLDNKMREMSYTQERLATEADVSEQQVKNLLHPHWGRRTQKDAIQKIAKVLQLEPTDIVDPNDWYPPVQTRESTDSLVVKPSREHLSTLPNQNLPPQDYKFIGREKELCDLMRYLSEDHAAPIITVDGIGGVGKTALVVEAAYRCLEYREYGNARSDSSTLSKITCEIPLFDAIIFTSAKENQLLPDRILDKLNPQRTLQEIRRTISITLDDPSIMHENEVERIRKRLRQQKVLLIIDNLETIENKNRVLSFLYELPKTVKSVITTREQIGVCFVPIRLDSLSKRESKQLIQQQADDKGISLTNEDKNNLIKASGGIPIVIIYTMGRLAMSNSITTVLADLKSNHNDVAHFCFKQSVDDLKRQHEHAYRLLMSIAIFHKSPDRDAVVEVAGLSTEPMISINKGLEKMQQISLIRLYKGRYIMLPLTREYALAELRKNQEFKKEALNRWLEWYKKFAKKHHEPEKKPERFVAGYNRLHEEWENILAVLRWCKDEERYEDVKELWSYLNNYANLRGHWQDRRFWLGWIIKASTLRGEHKTTLGAKSRKGRTLLLMGKPNDLENAEKLLLEAWELRQYGDFDDLDYLTNHLAGLYLRLEKPEEAHKWLNREQKILNDTNLTNEKRIAHQIYIDRERSEVLFEQGRYSQAQALCNQVIQESEKIQNQRQKNYSQKILADIAIAEGEFNKAENLLVIGFDEVKAAKDKRRTAYYLASFANLEKAKCNFDKAREYANKAHNYFIELGMIRDAKKVKSLLNSISCK, from the coding sequence ATGACTCAGCAACGCAGAAGAGGTTTTCTGGCTAGCCAAGATGGTTCGAGACATCTTGACAACAAAATGCGCGAAATGAGTTATACCCAAGAACGTCTAGCAACAGAGGCGGATGTTAGCGAACAGCAGGTTAAAAATTTATTACATCCTCACTGGGGACGTAGAACTCAAAAAGACGCAATCCAGAAAATTGCCAAAGTCCTCCAGCTAGAACCCACAGATATCGTCGATCCCAATGATTGGTATCCACCTGTTCAAACCAGAGAGTCTACTGACTCACTTGTCGTTAAACCGAGTCGTGAACATTTAAGCACACTCCCGAATCAGAACCTACCCCCACAGGATTATAAATTCATCGGTCGTGAAAAAGAACTATGCGACTTGATGAGATACCTATCTGAGGATCATGCCGCTCCAATTATTACAGTAGATGGGATTGGTGGTGTTGGAAAGACGGCTTTAGTTGTAGAAGCAGCATATCGCTGTCTTGAGTACAGAGAATACGGAAATGCTAGATCTGATAGTTCTACCCTTTCAAAAATTACTTGTGAAATCCCCTTATTTGATGCAATTATTTTTACCTCTGCCAAAGAAAATCAACTTTTACCAGACCGAATTTTAGATAAACTCAATCCTCAGCGTACACTCCAAGAAATTCGGAGAACAATTTCAATTACATTAGATGATCCGTCAATCATGCATGAAAATGAGGTAGAACGAATAAGGAAAAGACTCCGACAGCAAAAAGTTTTATTAATTATTGATAACCTGGAAACAATCGAAAATAAAAATAGAGTCTTATCTTTTCTTTACGAATTACCTAAAACTGTTAAATCAGTCATTACTACCCGTGAGCAAATAGGTGTTTGTTTTGTCCCTATTCGCCTAGATTCATTATCTAAACGAGAAAGTAAACAACTAATCCAGCAGCAAGCTGATGATAAAGGAATTTCTCTAACGAATGAGGATAAAAATAACCTGATTAAAGCTAGTGGAGGGATTCCTATTGTCATTATTTATACTATGGGTCGTTTAGCCATGAGCAACTCTATCACAACAGTATTGGCAGACTTAAAAAGTAACCATAATGATGTAGCTCATTTTTGCTTTAAACAGTCAGTCGATGATCTCAAGAGGCAACATGAACATGCATATAGGTTACTGATGTCTATAGCTATCTTTCACAAATCACCTGATCGAGATGCAGTTGTTGAAGTTGCTGGACTCAGTACAGAACCAATGATTTCAATTAATAAGGGGTTAGAAAAAATGCAACAGATTTCTCTGATACGCCTTTACAAAGGACGTTATATAATGTTGCCTTTGACCCGTGAGTATGCTTTAGCAGAATTACGCAAAAATCAAGAGTTTAAAAAAGAAGCTTTGAATCGATGGCTAGAATGGTATAAAAAATTTGCTAAAAAACATCATGAGCCAGAAAAAAAGCCAGAGCGATTTGTCGCAGGGTACAATCGCTTACACGAAGAGTGGGAAAATATTTTAGCTGTTCTTCGCTGGTGTAAAGATGAAGAACGTTATGAAGATGTTAAAGAACTCTGGTCATATTTGAATAACTACGCTAATCTCAGAGGTCATTGGCAAGATAGGCGATTCTGGCTTGGCTGGATTATTAAAGCATCTACATTAAGAGGGGAGCATAAGACTACTTTGGGAGCCAAGTCTCGTAAGGGACGAACATTATTACTGATGGGTAAACCCAACGACTTAGAAAACGCCGAGAAACTTTTATTGGAAGCATGGGAATTACGCCAATACGGTGATTTTGATGATTTAGACTACTTAACCAATCACTTAGCTGGACTTTATCTTCGCTTAGAAAAGCCTGAAGAAGCACACAAGTGGTTGAACCGAGAACAGAAAATTCTGAATGATACAAATTTAACAAACGAAAAGCGTATTGCTCATCAAATTTATATAGATAGAGAACGATCAGAAGTATTATTTGAGCAAGGTCGATATTCTCAAGCTCAAGCTCTTTGTAATCAGGTGATTCAAGAATCAGAAAAAATTCAAAATCAACGCCAGAAAAATTACAGTCAAAAAATTCTAGCTGATATTGCTATTGCTGAAGGTGAATTCAATAAAGCTGAAAATCTTCTTGTCATTGGATTTGATGAGGTTAAAGCGGCTAAAGACAAACGTAGAACAGCCTATTATTTGGCTTCTTTTGCTAATCTAGAGAAGGCTAAATGTAATTTTGATAAAGCACGAGAATATGCAAACAAAGCACATAATTATTTTATCGAGCTAGGTATGATACGAGATGCTAAAAAAGTCAAATCATTGTTGAATTCCATAAGTTGTAAATAG
- a CDS encoding type II toxin-antitoxin system RelE/ParE family toxin, translated as MKTVIFHPLASQELTDAIAYYEAQQPGLGLEYLEDVENTVNLLRIYPEAGSRVRGSIRRLILPKFPYFLLYRLLENNQIRILALAHHKRRPQYWRNRK; from the coding sequence ATGAAAACGGTTATATTTCATCCATTGGCAAGTCAGGAGTTAACCGATGCCATAGCCTATTACGAAGCGCAACAACCGGGACTTGGCTTGGAGTATTTAGAAGACGTCGAAAATACAGTTAATCTCCTCAGAATTTATCCAGAAGCGGGTTCAAGAGTTCGAGGTTCTATTCGTCGTCTCATCCTGCCCAAATTTCCTTACTTTCTACTCTATCGCCTCCTGGAAAACAACCAAATTCGGATTTTGGCATTAGCGCATCACAAGCGCAGACCCCAGTATTGGAGAAATCGTAAGTAG
- a CDS encoding helix-turn-helix domain-containing protein, whose protein sequence is MGLVRLKIRELAAEKGWTLKEVADRSGVTYNTVKSYARRSELSMVDFTAIYKLARTFDVMIEDVVEILEE, encoded by the coding sequence ATGGGTTTAGTCAGGCTGAAAATTCGCGAACTGGCGGCTGAGAAAGGCTGGACGCTCAAGGAGGTTGCTGATCGTTCTGGCGTGACGTACAACACGGTCAAAAGCTATGCCCGCCGTTCCGAGTTGTCAATGGTAGACTTTACCGCGATTTATAAGTTGGCTCGAACCTTTGATGTGATGATTGAGGATGTGGTTGAGATTTTAGAGGAGTAG
- a CDS encoding DUF3226 domain-containing protein, producing the protein MPKARKPPLPKPQQLLLVEGKNDQHVIWALCEQYNLPETFSVEVPGKEIDRGGIDEILESLKLRIKQPKLQTLGIVVDADQDLLARWQAIRNRLVESGYQTIPTVPPPDGWVYTQPDKPKIGVWLMPDNQLPGMLEDFVAHLIPSDDNLRPKAEAILEEIEQLKLNRYTPIHHPKALIHIWLAWQETPGMPMGQAITAQVLSYNAEIANKFVEWLKRLFELADTSE; encoded by the coding sequence ATGCCAAAAGCACGAAAACCTCCTTTACCCAAACCTCAGCAGTTATTGTTGGTTGAAGGGAAGAATGACCAACATGTGATTTGGGCTTTATGTGAACAATATAACCTACCAGAAACCTTTTCTGTAGAAGTACCGGGGAAAGAAATCGATAGAGGAGGGATTGACGAAATTTTAGAGAGTTTAAAATTGAGAATCAAACAACCCAAATTACAAACATTAGGAATTGTCGTTGATGCTGATCAAGATTTACTGGCACGATGGCAAGCTATACGAAATCGACTCGTGGAGAGTGGATATCAGACGATTCCGACAGTACCTCCTCCAGATGGCTGGGTGTATACACAACCAGACAAACCTAAAATAGGCGTTTGGTTAATGCCTGATAATCAACTTCCTGGAATGTTGGAAGATTTTGTTGCCCATCTAATTCCCTCTGATGATAATTTGCGTCCAAAAGCCGAGGCGATTTTGGAAGAGATTGAACAGTTGAAATTGAATCGTTACACGCCAATTCATCATCCCAAAGCCTTAATTCATATCTGGTTAGCTTGGCAAGAAACGCCAGGAATGCCAATGGGACAAGCCATTACTGCACAGGTACTGAGTTATAATGCTGAAATCGCGAACAAGTTTGTTGAATGGTTAAAACGTCTATTTGAGTTAGCGGATACTTCAGAATAA
- a CDS encoding AAA family ATPase → MLRDLTIQNYRCFKNFHIDRLARVNLLVGMNNCGKTTLLEAVYLFVNQGNPQRLAYLLHNRGELVERSSFSLPGEPPHPQFHYQISHLFYGHAPSLNSTISFSSTQDQNLQVEIIRQKLETPQLRSQTQITTPFELVIRLNSQEETYHVPVYSDDSIEARWLTFPGFSNQYSGSSKPEYKFLNKSWFVPSNNLSNLDISAIWNDITLTPKEDQVIDALKILDKNIERISFTSKPNFNSGILLRRHKEYPIPLSSMGEGMRRILNLAMAAVTVENGVLLIDEIETGLYYEVQTDMWRFILEVANELNIQVFATTHSWDCICAFQEAVDEFDDPSVSKLFRLSRKGEDIRPVEYPADELSVAVRQSIEVR, encoded by the coding sequence ATGTTACGTGATCTCACTATACAAAACTATCGCTGCTTCAAGAACTTTCATATCGATAGGTTAGCGCGAGTCAATTTACTCGTGGGTATGAATAATTGTGGAAAAACCACATTATTGGAAGCTGTGTATCTATTCGTTAATCAAGGCAATCCTCAACGTTTAGCCTATTTACTCCATAACCGAGGTGAACTGGTTGAACGCTCCAGCTTTAGCCTGCCCGGTGAACCCCCCCACCCTCAGTTTCACTATCAAATTAGCCATCTATTTTATGGTCATGCACCGAGCTTAAATTCAACAATCAGTTTTAGTTCAACCCAAGATCAGAATTTACAAGTTGAAATTATTAGACAAAAACTAGAGACACCTCAACTTCGCAGTCAAACTCAAATTACAACTCCCTTTGAATTGGTTATTCGATTAAACTCACAAGAAGAAACCTATCATGTTCCTGTATATTCTGATGATTCAATAGAAGCTAGATGGCTGACATTCCCTGGATTTTCCAATCAATATTCTGGTTCATCAAAGCCAGAATACAAATTCTTGAATAAAAGTTGGTTTGTTCCAAGTAATAATTTAAGCAACCTGGACATATCTGCTATATGGAATGATATTACTCTTACACCAAAAGAAGATCAGGTAATAGACGCTTTGAAAATATTAGATAAAAATATAGAACGAATTAGTTTTACAAGCAAGCCAAACTTCAATAGTGGTATTCTGTTGAGGCGTCATAAAGAATACCCAATTCCTCTCAGTAGCATGGGCGAAGGTATGCGACGCATTTTAAACTTAGCCATGGCAGCCGTGACAGTTGAGAATGGTGTCTTGCTGATAGACGAAATTGAAACAGGTCTATATTATGAAGTCCAGACTGATATGTGGAGATTTATACTAGAAGTAGCCAATGAATTAAACATACAAGTTTTTGCGACAACTCATAGTTGGGACTGCATTTGTGCGTTTCAAGAAGCCGTGGATGAATTCGATGATCCATCAGTGAGCAAATTATTTCGATTGAGTCGTAAGGGTGAAGATATACGTCCGGTTGAATATCCGGCTGATGAACTATCCGTCGCTGTACGCCAAAGTATTGAGGTGCGTTAA
- a CDS encoding metallophosphoesterase, with amino-acid sequence MAWVFSGQLRVERITVAIANLPPSLQGTKLVQLTDLHYDGFRLSEAMLAEAIQVSNQAEPDLVLLTGDYITYQPEPIHQLVRRLKYLESRAGVYAVLGNHDIYHHQAKTTVTEALTQIGVRVLWNEIVYPLGKELALVGLADFWSREFNPAPVMNQIDPQIPRIVLSHNPDTAEPLQEWRIDLQLSGHTHGGQVVIPGFGPIALLLPILRRYVPRPLHKWIPFLRECYQVVDHWEWGQGMHQIGANCMYVNRGLGTYAPGRLFCPPEVTIITLARAKGTGNREQGISKPVSLETGN; translated from the coding sequence ATGGCGTGGGTATTTTCAGGACAATTAAGGGTTGAGCGGATAACGGTTGCGATCGCGAATTTGCCGCCGTCGTTGCAAGGAACCAAATTGGTACAGCTTACCGATTTACATTATGATGGTTTTCGCCTGTCGGAAGCGATGTTAGCTGAGGCAATTCAAGTCAGTAATCAGGCTGAACCAGATTTAGTGCTGTTAACCGGAGACTACATCACATATCAGCCAGAACCGATTCATCAACTGGTACGGCGATTAAAATACCTGGAAAGTCGTGCTGGAGTCTATGCGGTACTGGGAAACCACGATATTTATCATCACCAAGCCAAAACCACAGTCACTGAGGCGCTAACCCAGATTGGCGTGCGTGTTTTATGGAATGAAATTGTCTATCCTTTAGGGAAGGAATTGGCATTGGTGGGATTAGCGGATTTTTGGTCGCGTGAGTTCAATCCCGCCCCGGTGATGAACCAAATCGATCCTCAAATACCCCGTATCGTCTTATCTCATAACCCAGATACGGCTGAACCTTTGCAGGAATGGCGCATTGATTTACAACTATCGGGTCATACCCATGGGGGTCAAGTGGTTATTCCCGGATTTGGACCCATCGCCTTATTGCTACCGATTCTGCGGCGATATGTCCCTCGACCTCTGCACAAATGGATTCCCTTCCTGAGAGAATGTTATCAAGTGGTCGATCATTGGGAATGGGGACAAGGAATGCATCAGATTGGTGCAAATTGTATGTATGTGAATCGTGGATTGGGAACTTACGCACCTGGACGCCTATTTTGTCCGCCAGAAGTTACCATAATTACGTTGGCGAGGGCAAAGGGAACAGGAAACAGAGAACAGGGAATCAGCAAACCAGTATCGCTAGAAACAGGGAACTAA
- a CDS encoding glycine betaine ABC transporter substrate-binding protein has protein sequence MPRMRRTVTLIGLAVLTMLFAIACQGGGSAIKVGSKDFTEQFILGEMYALVLENQGFDVERKLNLGGTPVAQAGLESGQIDLYPEYTGTALLTVLNRPVSSDSQQVYQTVADSYQEKYNLVWLEPAPMNNTQALVMTPEGAKDYNIETISDMVDQASQLTLIGPPEFEVREDGLPGLKQVYGDFQLKKFIPTDPGLRYQALSEGQADVAVAFGTDGEISAFNLVVLEDNQNFFPPYQVAPVVRQETLEKHPGIRDALNQLAPKLTNETMRRLNYEVSGKKREPAEVAREFLIQEGFLE, from the coding sequence ATGCCCCGAATGCGTCGAACTGTTACGCTGATTGGACTGGCTGTGTTGACGATGCTGTTCGCGATCGCGTGTCAGGGGGGTGGGAGTGCAATTAAGGTCGGATCGAAAGATTTTACTGAGCAATTTATTTTAGGGGAAATGTATGCGTTGGTACTGGAGAACCAAGGGTTTGATGTCGAACGGAAGCTCAACTTAGGCGGAACCCCTGTGGCGCAAGCGGGTTTGGAAAGTGGTCAAATTGATTTATATCCAGAGTATACGGGGACGGCTTTGTTAACTGTATTAAATCGTCCTGTCAGTAGTGATTCGCAGCAGGTTTATCAAACAGTGGCGGATAGTTATCAGGAGAAATATAATCTGGTTTGGCTAGAACCTGCACCGATGAATAATACGCAAGCTTTGGTCATGACGCCAGAGGGGGCGAAAGACTATAATATTGAAACAATTTCTGATATGGTTGATCAGGCAAGTCAATTAACTCTGATTGGTCCACCAGAATTTGAGGTACGTGAGGATGGATTACCGGGGTTAAAACAAGTGTATGGGGACTTTCAACTTAAAAAATTTATTCCGACTGATCCAGGATTAAGATATCAAGCCTTAAGTGAAGGTCAAGCCGATGTTGCTGTAGCATTTGGTACTGATGGTGAAATCAGCGCGTTTAATTTGGTTGTATTAGAAGATAATCAAAACTTTTTTCCGCCCTATCAAGTTGCACCAGTGGTGCGCCAAGAAACACTGGAGAAGCATCCAGGAATTCGAGACGCGCTGAATCAGCTAGCGCCCAAGTTAACGAATGAAACGATGCGACGACTGAATTATGAAGTGAGTGGCAAAAAGCGCGAACCGGCTGAGGTGGCTAGAGAGTTTCTGATCCAAGAAGGCTTTTTAGAATAA